A stretch of DNA from Nitrospira sp.:
GCACTGCGATCTGCTGCACATGGCATTGGCGCGTCAGGGGTATCAGGTCCGCACGGCCACCAGCGGACGCGAAGGGGTCGCTGTGTTTCGGCAGCTCCGTCCCGCCGTGACCTTGCTCGACCTCCGGATGCCGGACATGGACGGGCTGGCTGTGCTGAAGGAGATTCGCACGATCGATCCCCAGTCGGGGGTCATCATGCTGGGAGGCGGTGCCACCGAGGAGTTGGAGAACCATGCTCGGCAGCTGCGCGTCACGGATTTCTTCCGAAAGGGGTTGTCGCTGGACGTGCTCATCGGCGCGGTGCACCGGGTGGCGCAGCAGGCCAGGCGAGGGGGCTCCGCCGCCGCGTCGCGTGTGGAAGAGGAGAGGGAGTCGACAGCACAAGAACAGATTCTTGTGGTGGATGACGATGTGATGGCGCGGGACCTGCTCGCCCGTTTTCTCGGCCTGCGCGGCTATCGCGTGCGTGCCGCCCAGGACGGCCGTGAAGCCTTGCGAATGGTCGAGGAATCGGCCCCGGATTTGGTGATCCTCGACCTTGCCATGCCGGAAATGAATGGCGTGGAACTGTTGCGAGCGCTGGCCGCGCGGGACTATGCCGGACGGACGATAATTTTGAGCGGACATCAGAACGATCCGTTGCTGGCGGACGCCTGGGCGTTGGGGCCGCAGGAGGTGTTGGATAAACCCATCGATTTGGAGCGAGCCCTGATGGCCGTCCAGCTTGTGATGGTCTGCCGGGAGTGTTAATCTTCACCCTCCATCTCGTGGCGCCGGTGAAGGGTGAATTGGTTGTATCGCCTCCTCCGTTGTAGTCTGTGTGCCTCCTGCCTCATTCCTGCGCTTGCAGTTGCTGAGTCTGTTCCCTCGCTACCATCCATTACCCATCACCAGCTGACGATCGAACTGCGGCCGGATTCCCATCAACTGGCTGCCACAGATCGTGTGACCGTACGCGGAGGGGCCTCAGGCCAGGAGTTGGCCTTTTCTCTTGCCCCCGCTCTTGAGCTGGAACGGGTCGAGGATGTCACTCGCTGTCAGGATTCTTGCGAGTCCGCTCCTT
This window harbors:
- a CDS encoding response regulator, producing MSTLLVIDDDQLHCDLLHMALARQGYQVRTATSGREGVAVFRQLRPAVTLLDLRMPDMDGLAVLKEIRTIDPQSGVIMLGGGATEELENHARQLRVTDFFRKGLSLDVLIGAVHRVAQQARRGGSAAASRVEEERESTAQEQILVVDDDVMARDLLARFLGLRGYRVRAAQDGREALRMVEESAPDLVILDLAMPEMNGVELLRALAARDYAGRTIILSGHQNDPLLADAWALGPQEVLDKPIDLERALMAVQLVMVCREC